One Oryza brachyantha chromosome 3, ObraRS2, whole genome shotgun sequence DNA segment encodes these proteins:
- the LOC102714161 gene encoding phosphoenolpyruvate carboxykinase (ATP): MATPNGLARIETHGKKKHENGICHDDSAPPVRAQTIDELHSLQRKRSAPTTPIKDGATSPFAAALSEEERHRQQLQSISASLASLTRETGPKVVKGDPARKGEAAAKGAPSPHHQHRHHHHHPHVAPTISVSDSSLKFTHVLYNLSPAELYEQAIKYEKGSFITSTGALATLSGAKTGRSPRDKRVVKDEAAAQELWWGKGSPNIEMDEHTFLTNRERAVDYLNSLDKVFVNDQFLNWDSENRIKVRIISARAYHSLFMHNMCIRPTEEELEEFGTPDFTIYNAGQFPCNRYTHYMTSSTSVDINLARREMVILGTQYAGEMKKGLFGVMHYLMPRRGILSLHSGCNMGKQGDVALFFGLSGTGKTTLSTDHNRLLIGDDEHCWSDSGVSNIEGGCYAKCIDLSREKEPDIWNAIKFGTVLENVVFDEHTREVDYTDKSVTENTRAAYPIEYIPNAKIPCVGPHPKNVILLACDAFGVLPPVSKLNLAQTMYHFISGYTALVAGTEDGIKEPQATFSACFGAAFIMLHPTKYAAMLAEKMQKYGATGWLVNTGWSGGRYGVGKRIKLPYTRKIIDAIHSGELLTANYKKTEVFGLEIPTEINGVPSEILDPINTWSEKDAYKETLLKLAGLFKKNFEVFANYKIGGDSSLTDEILAAGPNF; encoded by the exons ATGGCGACGCCGAACGGGCTGGCGCGGATCGAGACGCACGGGAAGAAGAAGCACGAGAACGGGATATGCCACGACGAcagcgcgccgccggtgagggcGCAGACGATCGACGAGCTCCACTCGCTGCAGCGGAAGCGGTCGGCGCCCACCACGCCCATCAAGGacggcgccacctcccctttcgcggcggcgctctccGAGGAGGAGCGGCACAGGCAGCAGCTCCAGTCCATCAG CGCGTCGTTGGCGTCGCTGACGCGTGAGACCGGGCCGAAGGTCGTCAAGGGAGATCCGGCGAGGAAGGGGGAGGCCGCCGCGAAgggcgcgccgtcgccgcaccaCCAGCaccggcaccaccaccaccacccacatGTCGCCCCCACCATCAGCGTCAGCGACAGCTCCCTCAAGTTCACCCATGTGCTCTACAACCTCTCGCCTGCTG AGTTGTACGAGCAGGCGATCAAGTACGAGAAGGGGTCGTTCATCACGTCCACCGGCGCGCTGGCGACGCTGTCCGGCGCCAAGACCGGCCGGTCGCCGAGGGACAAGCGCGTCGTCAAGGATGAGGCCGCCGCGCAGGAGCTTTGGTGGGGCAA GGGCTCGCCGAACATCGAGATGGACGAGCACACCTTCCTCACAAACAGGGAGAGGGCCGTCGACTACCTCAACTCTCTTGACAAG GTGTTTGTGAACGACCAGTTCCTGAACTGGGACTCGGAGAACCGGATCAAAGTCCGTATCATCTCAGCCAGAGCGTACCACTCGCTCTTCATGCACAACAT GTGCATCCGGCcgacggaggaggagctggaggagtTCGGGACGCCGGACTTCACCATATACAACGCCGGGCAGTTCCCCTGCAACCGGTACACGCACTACATGACGTCGTCGACGAGCGTAGACATCAACCTCGCTAGGAGGGAGATGGTGATCCTCGGCACGCAGTACGCCGGGGAGATGAAGAAGGGGCTGTTCGGGGTGATGCACTACCTGATGCCCAGGAGGGGGATCCTCTCCTTGCACTCCGGCTGCAACATGGGCAAGCAGGGCGACGTCGCCCTCTTCTTTGGACTGTCAG GTACTGGAAAGACTACGCTGTCAACTGACCACAACAGGCTGCTGATCGGGGACGATGAGCACTGCTGGAGTGACAGTGGCGTGTCCAACATCGAGGGTGGGTGCTATGCCAAGTGCATAGACCTGTCACGGGAGAAAGAGCCTGATATTTGGAACGCCATCAAGTTCGGGACCG TGCTGGAGAATGTTGTCTTTGATGAGCACACCCGTGAAGTTGATTACACCGACAAATCTGTCACTG AGAACACCCGGGCTGCCTACCCTATCGAGTACATCCCCAACGCGAAGATACCGTGCGTCGGGCCACACCCAAAGAACGTCATTCTCCTTGCATGCGACGCGTTCGGCGTCCTCCCACCCGTCAGCAAGCTGAACCTCGCACAGACCATGTACCACTTCATCAGTGGCTACACTGCTCTG GTTGCCGGCACGGAGGATGGCATCAAGGAACCGCAGGCTACGTTCTCCGCGTGCTTCGGTGCAGCGTTCATCATGCTACACCCGACCAAGTACGCCGCCATGCTCGCCGAGAAGATGCAGAAGTACGGCGCCACAGGGTGGCTCGTCAACACCGGTTGGTCCGGTGGAAG GTACGGAGTTGGCAAGCGGATCAAGCTGCCGTACACTAGGAAGATCATCGACGCCATCCACTCCGGTGAGCTCCTCACCGCCAACTACAAGAAGACGGAGGTGTTTGGCCTGGAGATCCCCACTGAAATCAACGGCGTGCCGTCTGAAATCCTGGACCCAATCAACACC TGGTCGGAGAAGGACGCGTACAAGGAGACGCTCCTGAAGCTGGCTGGCCTGTTCAAGAAGAACTTCGAGGTGTTCGCCAACTACAAGATCGGTGGAGACAGCAGTCTGACAGATGAGATCCTCGCAGCTGGACCAAACTTTTGA